One stretch of Chryseobacterium fluminis DNA includes these proteins:
- a CDS encoding acyltransferase family protein, which produces MKISQITFTRFIAAIAIVISHFSKDLFLYKIRYISDIFLRANVGVSYFFILSGFIMIVAYHKKDRIVYWEYYRNRFARIYPLYVVGLLLLLFTRYSDFSFYKILLYLSGLQSWIPGDALILNFPGWSISVEFLFYMLFPLLYNYFYSKGNKSIWIGIILLWLITQVFSNLYVNSVFYQGPHTISHEFISYFPLLHLNEFLAGNLAGLVFVKNYKKMKLDWWIILIFAAILFSLISIPLNFHNGLMGVLFIPLIYLISCNTGWMTRIFSLKPMEYLGEISYAIYILHIPVLYLVRKILWEIMGFLKTDIIFLIYLIILIIISAVFYQFIEKPMRNYLKK; this is translated from the coding sequence GTGAAAATTAGTCAGATTACATTTACAAGATTTATAGCAGCGATTGCTATTGTCATCTCTCATTTCAGCAAAGATCTGTTTCTGTATAAAATTAGGTATATCTCCGATATTTTCCTGCGGGCTAATGTCGGAGTGAGTTATTTCTTTATTCTTTCCGGCTTTATCATGATTGTTGCGTATCATAAAAAAGACAGGATCGTTTATTGGGAATATTACAGAAACCGGTTCGCCAGAATTTATCCTCTGTATGTTGTAGGATTGCTGCTGTTGCTGTTCACCAGATATTCTGATTTTAGTTTTTATAAAATTCTCTTATATTTATCAGGTCTACAGAGCTGGATTCCCGGTGATGCTTTGATTCTGAATTTTCCGGGATGGTCTATTTCAGTAGAATTTCTTTTTTATATGCTTTTCCCTTTACTGTATAATTATTTTTATTCTAAGGGAAATAAAAGCATCTGGATCGGAATAATTCTACTTTGGCTGATTACCCAGGTGTTTTCGAATCTTTATGTAAACTCCGTATTTTACCAGGGACCGCATACGATAAGCCATGAATTTATTTCGTATTTCCCACTCCTTCATCTTAATGAATTTTTAGCAGGTAATCTGGCAGGATTGGTTTTTGTTAAAAATTATAAAAAGATGAAGCTTGACTGGTGGATCATTCTGATTTTTGCTGCCATTTTATTTTCATTAATAAGTATTCCGCTGAATTTTCATAATGGCCTGATGGGTGTGCTTTTCATTCCTTTGATCTATCTGATTTCCTGCAATACAGGATGGATGACCAGGATATTTTCATTAAAGCCTATGGAATATTTGGGAGAGATAAGCTATGCAATCTATATTTTACACATTCCCGTTCTATACCTGGTGAGAAAAATTTTATGGGAAATCATGGGGTTTTTAAAAACCGACATTATTTTTTTAATTTATCTGATCATTTTAATAATTATTTCGGCGGTTTTTTATCAGTTTATTGAAAAACCGATGAGAAATTATTTAAAAAAATAA
- a CDS encoding acyltransferase, with amino-acid sequence MIFLYRIILKLHTTYQKMIQKIYIRISMARGLRVGKEVIFVEAPDFGSEPFLIEIGDRTKITAGCKFINHDGAMYVIRSMKKYEDARNFGRIKLGKNCFVGNNCIFLPGSQMGDNCILGAGSVLNSSMPDNSVYAGTPAKFICTIEEYGDRALENNVMYPRELEPDRAKLEAYIKDHLPYNYKPVRKK; translated from the coding sequence ATGATTTTCCTGTACCGCATTATTCTTAAGCTTCATACCACCTATCAGAAGATGATTCAGAAGATTTATATCAGAATTTCCATGGCGAGAGGATTAAGAGTCGGGAAAGAGGTGATATTCGTGGAAGCTCCGGATTTTGGTTCTGAACCTTTTTTAATTGAAATAGGAGACCGGACGAAAATTACAGCAGGTTGCAAATTCATCAATCATGATGGTGCGATGTATGTCATCCGCAGTATGAAAAAGTATGAAGATGCCCGAAATTTCGGCAGGATAAAACTTGGGAAAAACTGTTTTGTCGGGAATAACTGTATTTTTCTTCCGGGTTCCCAGATGGGAGACAACTGCATTCTGGGAGCAGGCTCGGTATTGAATTCCAGCATGCCTGACAATTCTGTTTATGCGGGAACTCCTGCAAAATTTATCTGTACCATAGAGGAATATGGCGACAGAGCCCTGGAAAACAATGTCATGTACCCAAGAGAACTGGAACCGGACCGGGCAAAACTTGAAGCCTACATCAAAGACCATCTTCCCTATAACTATAAACCTGTAAGAAAGAAATGA
- a CDS encoding SulP family inorganic anion transporter — translation MKNTSLIGGIKENFPSGLVVFLVALPLCLGIALASGAPPLSGIIAGIVGGLVVGTISNSNISVSGPAAGLTAIVLTAITDLGAFELFLCAGIIAGLIQLVLGFVKAGSISNYFPNNVIEGMLAAIGIIIILKQIPHALGFDKDYEGHESIFDNGLNFGYFTELFGAVHPGAIIVTLVSIGILLAWDKIPTLRRMKMLPGALVAVVAGIVLNELFKMTGSSLAITPQHLVVLPVPQSAADFSNLIVMPDFAGFTNLKVWIVGATIAIVASIETLLCIEASDRLDAQRRITDTNLELKAQGIGNLISSFIGGLPMTSVVVRSSANANAGATSKLSAIIHGLLLLICVLSIPMILNLIPLATLAAVLLMVGYKLAKPATFKHFWHLGKFQFIPFVATVAAVVATDLLKGVGIGLAISVFYILQGNMKRAYYLSREKLDDADGITIKLAEEVSFLNKAAIKKTLKNIKPNSTVTIDARGTSYIATDVLEMIQDFANIRAKEEDISVELLGFKTSYKDYERDEDSHIVITHRRAM, via the coding sequence ATGAAAAACACATCATTAATAGGAGGAATCAAGGAAAATTTCCCTTCAGGCCTCGTCGTATTTTTAGTCGCACTTCCTTTATGTTTAGGAATTGCATTGGCATCGGGAGCTCCGCCATTATCCGGAATTATCGCCGGGATCGTAGGAGGGCTGGTTGTAGGAACCATCAGTAATTCTAATATTTCGGTATCGGGTCCGGCAGCAGGATTAACCGCCATTGTCTTAACGGCCATTACAGATTTAGGAGCATTTGAGCTTTTTCTCTGTGCAGGCATTATCGCGGGTCTCATTCAGCTGGTATTGGGATTTGTAAAAGCGGGAAGTATCTCAAACTACTTTCCGAATAATGTTATTGAAGGGATGCTTGCCGCGATAGGGATCATTATTATTTTAAAACAGATCCCGCATGCACTGGGTTTTGACAAAGACTATGAAGGTCATGAGTCTATCTTTGACAACGGGCTGAATTTCGGTTATTTTACAGAGCTTTTCGGAGCGGTTCATCCGGGAGCAATTATTGTTACATTAGTCTCTATCGGGATTCTCTTGGCGTGGGATAAAATTCCGACATTAAGAAGAATGAAAATGCTCCCGGGAGCTTTGGTGGCTGTAGTAGCCGGTATTGTATTAAATGAACTCTTCAAAATGACGGGAAGCTCATTAGCCATCACCCCTCAGCATCTTGTTGTTCTGCCGGTTCCCCAATCTGCCGCTGACTTCAGCAACCTGATTGTAATGCCGGATTTTGCCGGATTCACCAATCTTAAAGTCTGGATCGTAGGAGCGACGATTGCTATTGTAGCCTCTATTGAAACCTTACTTTGTATCGAAGCATCAGACCGGTTGGATGCCCAGCGAAGAATTACCGATACCAATCTTGAATTGAAAGCTCAGGGTATCGGGAATCTTATCAGTTCGTTTATCGGTGGGCTTCCGATGACCTCCGTAGTGGTAAGAAGCTCTGCGAATGCCAATGCAGGAGCAACGTCTAAGCTTTCAGCGATTATCCATGGACTCCTTTTATTAATCTGCGTTCTTTCTATTCCGATGATTTTAAATCTGATTCCCCTGGCCACGTTGGCCGCAGTATTGCTCATGGTAGGTTATAAATTGGCAAAACCGGCCACATTTAAACATTTCTGGCATTTGGGCAAATTTCAGTTTATCCCTTTTGTAGCAACTGTAGCCGCTGTCGTAGCGACTGATTTGCTGAAAGGCGTGGGAATCGGTTTAGCAATATCTGTTTTTTATATTCTCCAGGGAAATATGAAAAGGGCATATTATTTAAGCCGTGAGAAGCTGGATGATGCTGACGGAATCACTATTAAGCTGGCTGAGGAAGTTTCATTTTTAAATAAAGCAGCAATTAAAAAGACATTAAAAAATATTAAGCCTAATTCTACAGTGACCATTGATGCCCGGGGAACTTCATACATCGCTACAGATGTGCTGGAAATGATCCAGGATTTTGCCAACATCAGGGCTAAAGAAGAAGATATCAGTGTAGAACTGCTAGGCTTCAAAACATCATACAAAGATTATGAACGAGACGAAGATTCTCACATTGTAATCACTCATAGAAGAGCAATGTAG
- a CDS encoding carbonic anhydrase: MSQSYEVIFENNRKWVESKVANNPTFFEDLAKTQNPDYLYIGCSDSRVTAEELMGTQPGEVFVTRNIANVVNTLDMSSTAVIQYAVEHLKVKHIIVCGHYNCGGVKAAMTPQDMGLLNPWLRTIRDVYRLHQAELDAIEDEDRRYDRLVELNVQEQCINVIKMACVQERYILEEYPVVHGWVFDLRTGKIIDLDIDFEKILKDIQKIYNLISSDWIMTRKTK; this comes from the coding sequence ATGTCACAATCGTACGAAGTTATTTTTGAAAACAACAGAAAATGGGTAGAATCCAAAGTTGCCAATAATCCCACTTTCTTCGAAGATTTAGCCAAAACTCAAAATCCGGATTATCTGTATATCGGATGTTCGGACAGCAGAGTCACCGCTGAAGAATTAATGGGCACACAGCCGGGCGAAGTTTTTGTTACAAGAAATATCGCTAACGTAGTCAATACCCTGGATATGAGCTCCACAGCGGTTATCCAGTATGCTGTAGAACATTTGAAAGTAAAACACATTATTGTGTGCGGGCACTACAACTGCGGAGGAGTAAAAGCAGCGATGACCCCTCAGGATATGGGATTGCTGAATCCCTGGCTGAGAACCATCCGAGACGTTTACCGATTGCACCAGGCAGAATTAGACGCTATTGAAGATGAAGACAGGCGCTATGACAGACTGGTAGAACTAAACGTTCAGGAGCAGTGCATCAATGTTATTAAAATGGCCTGTGTGCAGGAGCGGTATATTTTAGAAGAATATCCTGTTGTTCACGGGTGGGTGTTTGATCTTAGGACAGGTAAAATTATTGATCTGGATATCGACTTCGAAAAAATACTGAAGGATATTCAAAAAATTTATAACCTCATCAGTTCCGACTGGATCATGACGAGAAAAACAAAATAG
- a CDS encoding glycosyltransferase, which yields MTDHKKIKVLFRHRSMEMGGVEKVILSMLHNLNKEKFEITVCLNINQGELRDEFPPHVKKVYLTGGREDLSKNPLIQKIQLVRRNLKLKKALRNPKMADVLLEENYDVEIATTYSAFSPVLNSLKKNSKKIGWFHSDITLPKLQPLVPEILKQIPQFDYFIFGSQQTRDILVETYPELKIPENQVILNAIPIEELKKKAVAFNPEFPDKPVFVSVARLHSRKGFHKLMEAHARLLKDGFDHHIIVIGDGEEKENLKKQAERLGVVQSFEFLGSLINPYPYVKQADFFILPSESEGWPLIIADTLILQKPIISTNVGGIPEMITHEKNGYLINYETDEMYGAMKKFITDAELVSQITDNLKDIEKQFDNQKIFDAVENIMTNLVKKEQ from the coding sequence ATGACAGATCATAAAAAGATTAAAGTACTTTTTAGACATCGTTCCATGGAGATGGGAGGAGTGGAAAAAGTGATATTAAGCATGCTCCACAACCTCAATAAGGAAAAATTTGAGATCACTGTCTGTTTAAATATTAACCAGGGCGAGCTGAGAGACGAATTTCCGCCCCATGTAAAAAAAGTTTACCTTACGGGAGGAAGAGAAGATCTTTCTAAAAACCCTCTGATACAAAAAATACAATTGGTCCGCAGAAATCTTAAACTGAAAAAAGCGTTAAGAAATCCAAAGATGGCGGATGTTCTTTTAGAAGAGAATTATGATGTGGAAATTGCCACTACCTATTCTGCGTTTTCCCCGGTATTGAACTCTCTTAAAAAGAATTCAAAAAAAATAGGATGGTTTCATTCCGACATTACATTGCCCAAACTGCAGCCGCTGGTTCCTGAAATACTAAAACAGATTCCTCAGTTTGACTATTTTATATTCGGATCCCAGCAGACCAGGGACATTTTAGTGGAAACCTATCCTGAACTAAAAATTCCTGAAAACCAGGTCATATTAAATGCCATTCCTATTGAGGAGCTGAAGAAAAAAGCAGTCGCTTTCAATCCCGAATTTCCTGATAAGCCGGTCTTCGTATCTGTGGCAAGGCTCCATAGCAGAAAAGGGTTTCATAAGCTTATGGAGGCGCACGCAAGACTGTTAAAAGACGGTTTTGATCATCATATTATCGTTATCGGTGATGGTGAAGAAAAGGAAAATCTGAAAAAGCAGGCGGAACGTCTGGGAGTCGTTCAGAGTTTCGAGTTTTTGGGATCTCTGATAAATCCTTATCCGTATGTAAAACAGGCCGACTTCTTTATCCTGCCATCAGAGTCCGAAGGCTGGCCATTGATTATAGCTGATACCTTAATTCTTCAGAAACCGATTATATCAACCAATGTTGGCGGCATTCCGGAAATGATTACCCATGAAAAGAACGGATACCTCATCAATTATGAGACAGATGAGATGTATGGAGCTATGAAGAAATTTATTACGGATGCTGAGCTGGTTTCACAGATTACGGATAATCTGAAAGATATCGAAAAACAATTCGACAATCAGAAAATTTTTGATGCTGTTGAAAATATCATGACTAACTTAGTAAAAAAAGAACAATGA
- a CDS encoding serine O-acetyltransferase, giving the protein MKYSIIQKDFYRESGQWLSGTRVWTKCINPNLHFIYVLRKAQQYQGKPVSGIFWKLVLRHYQIKYGFQIYPETRIGAGFYLGHWGSLVINPKVIIGKNCNIAQGVTIGQQNRGKNQGVPTIGDEVWIGANAVIVGGITIGNNVLIAPNSYVNFNVPPNSVVMGNPGKIYESENATEGYINHKI; this is encoded by the coding sequence ATGAAATATTCCATCATTCAAAAGGATTTTTACCGGGAAAGCGGACAATGGCTTTCCGGCACCCGGGTCTGGACAAAATGCATCAATCCGAATCTTCATTTCATTTATGTTCTGAGGAAAGCCCAACAATATCAGGGAAAGCCCGTATCAGGAATATTCTGGAAATTGGTTTTAAGGCATTATCAGATAAAATACGGCTTCCAGATCTATCCGGAAACCAGAATAGGGGCCGGTTTCTATCTGGGACACTGGGGAAGTTTAGTTATTAATCCCAAAGTTATCATAGGAAAGAACTGCAATATTGCCCAGGGAGTTACCATCGGACAACAGAACCGCGGGAAAAACCAGGGCGTCCCTACCATCGGGGATGAAGTCTGGATCGGAGCCAACGCAGTGATTGTGGGCGGAATAACCATTGGAAATAATGTTCTGATTGCTCCGAATTCTTATGTTAATTTTAACGTTCCCCCCAATTCAGTGGTTATGGGAAACCCGGGAAAAATATACGAATCTGAAAATGCTACGGAAGGATATATTAATCATAAGATATAA
- the pth gene encoding aminoacyl-tRNA hydrolase, which produces MKYLIVGLGNKGPEYENTRHNIGFKVADKIAELLDVPFNSTNFGWMADGKYKGRRVLVLKPDTYMNLSGNAVKFWMQKENIPLENVLIVTDDLALPFGTLRMKGKGSDAGHNGLKNINEVLQTQNYARLRFGISADFSEGRQVDYVLGTWNEEESKTLQERIEKFSKASLSFVFAGINNTMSSFNGK; this is translated from the coding sequence ATGAAATATTTAATTGTCGGTCTGGGAAACAAAGGGCCTGAATACGAAAATACCCGTCATAATATAGGTTTTAAAGTTGCAGATAAGATTGCAGAACTGTTGGATGTTCCTTTTAATTCTACCAATTTTGGCTGGATGGCAGATGGAAAATATAAAGGAAGAAGAGTGCTGGTGCTAAAACCGGATACCTATATGAATCTTTCGGGCAATGCCGTTAAATTTTGGATGCAGAAAGAAAATATCCCTTTGGAAAACGTCCTGATTGTTACTGATGATCTGGCTTTGCCTTTCGGAACACTGAGAATGAAAGGGAAAGGTTCGGATGCAGGGCATAACGGACTGAAAAATATTAATGAGGTTCTGCAGACTCAGAATTATGCACGACTGCGCTTCGGGATTTCTGCAGATTTTTCAGAAGGAAGACAGGTAGATTATGTACTTGGAACCTGGAATGAAGAAGAATCGAAAACACTTCAGGAAAGAATCGAAAAGTTTTCCAAAGCAAGTCTGTCCTTTGTTTTTGCAGGAATTAACAATACCATGTCCTCTTTTAACGGAAAGTAA
- a CDS encoding glycosyltransferase family 2 protein, with amino-acid sequence MKFSILIANYNNGKFFKDCYDSILSQEYENWETIIIDDRSTDDSVEIIKQIIGDDERFKLYENEANYGVGVTKSELIVRSSGDVCGYVDPDDCIKPKALKSAVEVFQKKKDVVLTYSRLAKCDEHLNVLHEFKAAMQVPNGEKYFFNFPIQIAPFVAFRKEVYMKTSGINPELKIAEDQDLYYKMYEVGKVQFINQTDYLYRAHLGGISQNHNKQKSYAYYAWAIWEAIQRRNLKEINGIPVPEDYQDPQEIFKLLEYQNKIPFRIKKQIKLRIQKIFR; translated from the coding sequence ATGAAATTTTCTATTCTAATCGCCAATTATAATAATGGTAAATTCTTTAAAGATTGCTATGATTCTATTCTCTCCCAGGAGTATGAAAATTGGGAAACCATCATCATTGACGATCGTTCCACTGATGATTCCGTTGAAATTATTAAACAGATTATCGGAGATGACGAAAGATTTAAACTGTACGAAAATGAAGCCAATTATGGTGTAGGGGTTACAAAATCAGAGCTTATCGTGCGGTCCAGCGGTGACGTCTGTGGTTATGTGGACCCTGATGACTGCATTAAGCCAAAAGCATTGAAGAGCGCTGTTGAAGTTTTTCAAAAGAAGAAAGATGTCGTCCTTACGTATTCCCGTTTGGCGAAATGTGACGAGCATCTGAATGTTCTGCATGAATTCAAAGCTGCGATGCAGGTTCCCAACGGAGAAAAGTATTTTTTCAACTTTCCCATACAGATCGCTCCGTTTGTAGCATTCAGAAAAGAGGTGTATATGAAAACATCCGGAATAAATCCGGAATTGAAAATAGCAGAAGACCAGGACCTGTACTATAAAATGTATGAAGTCGGTAAGGTACAGTTTATCAATCAGACCGATTATTTATACAGAGCCCACCTGGGAGGCATTTCTCAGAACCATAACAAACAAAAGTCGTATGCCTATTATGCCTGGGCTATCTGGGAGGCGATCCAAAGAAGAAATCTAAAAGAAATTAACGGAATACCGGTTCCTGAAGATTATCAGGATCCACAGGAAATTTTTAAGCTTCTGGAATATCAAAATAAAATTCCCTTCCGTATAAAAAAACAAATTAAACTCAGAATACAAAAAATATTTAGATAA
- a CDS encoding O-methyltransferase — MSEIVRVLKTFVAYLKRPDLYPELGRKIVKNTVNRGNAFKGKEKTNSWASSRSISQQEAIAKLFGADSSPFRSAFSDVLKQSEQKERACPIKMGGPGALELIYYSCEFANAKNVVETGVAYGWSSLAALLSLEKREGTLYSSDMPYLAQDGDQYVGFVVPENLKRFWKLFRFADKESLPKIFADNETFDVVHYDSDKSYNGRLWAYHELYKHLRKGGVFISDDIGDNSAYQDFCEASAIDTVVVEYEGKYIGVFVK, encoded by the coding sequence GTGAGTGAAATAGTAAGAGTTCTCAAAACGTTCGTTGCGTATCTTAAAAGACCGGATCTTTACCCTGAATTGGGCAGAAAAATTGTTAAAAACACCGTAAACCGCGGTAACGCTTTTAAAGGAAAGGAAAAAACAAATTCCTGGGCATCTTCCAGATCAATTTCCCAGCAGGAGGCTATAGCCAAGCTTTTTGGAGCAGACAGCTCTCCTTTCAGATCCGCATTTTCGGATGTTTTAAAACAGTCCGAGCAAAAAGAAAGAGCATGTCCTATTAAAATGGGAGGCCCCGGCGCTCTGGAATTGATTTATTATTCCTGCGAATTTGCCAATGCTAAGAATGTCGTGGAAACCGGTGTTGCATATGGCTGGTCTTCCCTGGCGGCCTTATTATCTCTGGAGAAAAGAGAGGGTACGCTGTACAGTTCGGATATGCCATATCTGGCTCAGGATGGAGATCAGTATGTAGGTTTTGTCGTTCCCGAAAATCTTAAGCGTTTCTGGAAGCTGTTCCGGTTTGCAGATAAAGAATCTTTACCCAAAATTTTCGCGGACAACGAAACTTTCGATGTAGTGCACTATGACTCTGATAAAAGTTACAACGGGAGATTATGGGCTTATCATGAATTATATAAGCATCTCAGAAAAGGAGGTGTTTTCATCAGTGATGATATTGGTGACAACTCTGCTTATCAGGATTTTTGTGAGGCCAGTGCAATCGATACGGTTGTTGTAGAATACGAAGGTAAATACATCGGGGTGTTTGTGAAATAA
- a CDS encoding carbonic anhydrase family protein, giving the protein MKAHTSETQSTITPEKALNFLKEGNQRFVNNLKANRDLLEQVNATREGQWPFAVVLSCIDSRTSAELIFDQGLGDVFSIRIAGNFVNQDILGSMEFGCNVAGSKLVVVLGHTKCGALKGGLDAAKIEGMGMDNLNHLINHFDPIIHQVIEEGEERSSSNSDLLERLNQQNVKSAIEDIRKQSSTLRRLEEENKIKIVGANYDVETGVVTWL; this is encoded by the coding sequence ATGAAAGCACACACATCTGAAACTCAATCTACGATTACCCCTGAAAAAGCACTTAATTTTTTAAAGGAAGGAAATCAGAGATTTGTAAATAACTTAAAAGCAAACAGAGACCTTCTGGAGCAGGTAAATGCTACCCGCGAAGGACAATGGCCCTTTGCAGTGGTCTTGAGCTGTATCGACAGCCGTACTTCTGCGGAGTTGATCTTTGATCAGGGATTGGGAGATGTTTTCAGCATCAGAATTGCTGGAAATTTTGTAAATCAGGATATTCTAGGATCCATGGAGTTCGGCTGTAATGTTGCAGGCTCAAAACTTGTCGTGGTTTTAGGACATACCAAATGCGGCGCGCTGAAAGGTGGTCTGGATGCGGCTAAAATCGAGGGAATGGGAATGGACAATCTGAATCATCTGATCAATCATTTTGACCCTATCATCCATCAGGTCATTGAAGAGGGGGAAGAGCGTTCTTCCAGTAACAGTGATCTTTTGGAAAGACTAAACCAGCAGAACGTAAAAAGCGCCATTGAAGACATCCGCAAACAAAGCTCAACACTGAGAAGGCTTGAAGAGGAGAATAAAATAAAAATCGTTGGAGCCAATTACGATGTTGAAACCGGAGTGGTAACCTGGTTATAA
- a CDS encoding glycosyltransferase: protein MIKKKKILIRIGSLRHGGAEKVLVTFLKNLPEDKYEIDLLLNLYSGKYLPEVPEWINVLYLHKGEMITTNRPHEIPRKVTRVLHEKTLKRFPKLLYRRKLKNKQYDIEFAAIHGMRDEILGSPLTGSKKIVWIHNDLSQVKGYTDAEIRKFFGFDKIMVISEKIEHLFSALAKDNSEKQKIVRIYNPLDTEEFLSKAEKPVINYTFDSSVPTFISVGTVFPQKGFDRLLKVHKRLLDEGLKHKILIVGDGYDFENIKKLKSDLGVDSTATMLGFTDNPYPYFKSADFYILSSRYEGFPTVLFEAITLKKKIISTDVSGASEMLDHGALGLIVENSEDGIYNGMKQALTRPETFVSYSDKLGDYNIPFNLENSVSKIIEVFENS from the coding sequence ATGATCAAAAAAAAGAAAATCCTGATCCGTATCGGTTCCCTAAGACATGGAGGCGCAGAAAAAGTGTTGGTCACCTTTTTAAAGAATCTTCCGGAAGATAAGTATGAAATCGACTTGCTGTTAAATCTATACTCAGGAAAATACTTACCTGAAGTTCCGGAATGGATCAATGTACTGTACCTCCACAAAGGTGAAATGATCACCACCAACCGTCCTCACGAAATTCCGAGGAAAGTAACCCGGGTACTTCATGAAAAAACATTAAAAAGATTTCCGAAACTTCTGTACAGAAGAAAATTAAAAAATAAACAATACGACATAGAATTTGCAGCCATCCATGGCATGCGCGATGAGATTTTAGGATCGCCTTTAACGGGCTCAAAAAAAATCGTCTGGATTCATAATGACCTCTCGCAGGTAAAAGGCTACACCGATGCTGAGATCCGGAAATTTTTCGGATTTGATAAAATTATGGTTATTTCGGAAAAAATCGAACATTTATTTTCAGCCCTGGCCAAAGACAATTCCGAAAAACAGAAGATTGTAAGAATTTATAATCCGCTGGATACTGAAGAATTTTTATCAAAGGCTGAAAAACCGGTTATCAATTATACTTTCGATTCTTCTGTTCCCACCTTTATCTCTGTAGGAACTGTTTTCCCTCAAAAAGGTTTCGACCGGCTGCTGAAGGTTCATAAGAGACTGCTGGACGAGGGATTAAAACATAAAATACTCATTGTAGGCGACGGATATGATTTCGAGAATATCAAAAAACTGAAATCAGACCTTGGCGTTGACTCGACAGCCACGATGCTCGGCTTTACGGATAACCCCTACCCGTACTTTAAAAGTGCCGATTTTTATATTTTAAGTTCAAGATATGAAGGATTTCCGACGGTTTTATTTGAAGCCATTACCCTGAAAAAGAAGATTATTTCCACAGATGTTTCCGGAGCCAGTGAGATGCTTGATCATGGCGCGCTGGGACTAATTGTAGAAAACTCGGAAGACGGAATTTACAATGGGATGAAGCAGGCTCTGACCCGGCCCGAGACTTTTGTATCCTATTCTGATAAACTCGGGGATTATAACATCCCTTTCAATCTAGAGAATTCTGTTTCAAAAATTATAGAGGTTTTTGAAAATTCATAG